One genomic region from Vibrio cyclitrophicus encodes:
- a CDS encoding glycosyltransferase, whose translation MGNQLATHGKKVIHVVQHLAPGGLETLTLDLLRFAKPYDQVLIVSLEGTKQESIDNWPKLESYHNQIVFLDKEPGVQFNVILKLIKAFKAIRPDVVHTHHIGPLLYAGYAARITGVPTRIHTEHDAWHLNNTKRRRLQALALKAAQPTLVADATRVYKQLCRAFSYKNIITIKNGVDCDKFRPQLITEARAKLNLPLDKHIIGCAGRLEQVKGQDQLIKALALLPANTIVAFAGVGSKREQLAALTNKLQLNERVIFLGLVEDMATFYGALNVFCLPSRYEGLPLSTLEAQACNIPTVAMNVGAVDETLCPVSGTLVKSGSITGLANALLENQNECFLSPRSYVLEHFDIVKMVASYNDISEGAFA comes from the coding sequence ATGGGAAACCAACTCGCTACACATGGAAAGAAGGTAATACATGTTGTTCAGCACCTTGCACCCGGAGGTCTAGAGACACTTACCTTAGATTTGCTTCGCTTTGCTAAACCGTATGACCAGGTGCTGATTGTAAGCTTAGAGGGAACAAAGCAAGAATCTATCGATAATTGGCCGAAACTAGAGTCTTACCACAACCAAATCGTATTTCTAGACAAAGAGCCAGGCGTTCAATTCAATGTCATTCTCAAGCTAATTAAAGCGTTCAAAGCTATCCGCCCAGATGTGGTTCACACTCATCACATTGGCCCATTGCTGTACGCCGGCTATGCTGCACGCATAACAGGAGTGCCAACACGAATTCACACCGAGCACGACGCATGGCACCTAAACAACACTAAACGTCGTCGCCTGCAAGCTCTTGCATTGAAAGCCGCTCAGCCCACTCTCGTTGCTGATGCTACTCGTGTTTACAAACAACTTTGCCGCGCCTTCTCTTACAAAAACATCATTACTATTAAAAATGGCGTCGATTGTGACAAATTTAGACCGCAGCTAATAACAGAGGCCAGAGCGAAACTCAATCTGCCACTCGACAAACATATTATTGGTTGCGCAGGTCGACTAGAACAAGTTAAGGGCCAAGACCAACTCATCAAAGCGCTTGCCCTACTACCAGCCAATACCATAGTGGCATTTGCTGGAGTCGGTTCTAAGCGTGAACAATTGGCAGCATTAACCAACAAACTGCAATTAAATGAGCGCGTAATATTTCTTGGTTTAGTTGAAGACATGGCAACCTTCTATGGTGCATTAAACGTATTCTGCCTTCCATCCCGATATGAAGGTTTACCGCTTTCAACGCTTGAAGCTCAAGCCTGCAACATCCCGACGGTCGCAATGAACGTTGGAGCAGTTGATGAAACTTTATGCCCAGTGAGTGGCACACTTGTTAAAAGTGGCAGCATTACTGGGCTCGCCAACGCATTGTTAGAAAACCAAAATGAATGCTTTTTATCCCCACGGAGTTACGTACTTGAACATTTCGACATTGTAAAAATGGTCGCCTCTTACAACGACATTTCTGAAGGAGCTTTCGCATGA
- a CDS encoding O-antigen ligase family protein — translation MNYQANRTPLIIGLSTMSLIIGAAWYLVPHPAVVIVLAFIPLGALFVINKAFWFVLLFVVFSFFRIHEALPQLYPLKIPLLLSLGALSALLWHSLISRELKIFWHHSLSWLAIFWLLTIVGLVFASSRSIAFAEFKSIYWKIIVMTLAITWLVNTTENLTKTAMTIIYAGALVSIIAVYNSVNGIGIVEGSRVTIGRDLGSMLGDPNDLALVLLFPLAFAISQTITPGISNFKRIISALVCVLLLVAIIATQSRGGLLGSIAVVGIFALKLIRSKVLLISLGAVGAIVLYFVAGIGDRSSGGAAEQGIDESAMGRIYAWEAAFKMAVENPLTGVGLNNFYSNYFFYSSYWDGLNHAVHSTWFGVLAETGFIGLVIFVTLIISLIRTSRATLARLSQAGTSVAPELNAVAYAVYAGLVGTIVSGTFLTQGFNWPIYILAALTVCVSNVSHTACQNEKT, via the coding sequence ATGAACTACCAAGCCAACAGAACACCACTCATTATTGGGCTTTCAACCATGAGTCTAATAATTGGTGCTGCTTGGTATTTAGTTCCTCATCCTGCGGTGGTTATCGTGCTTGCCTTTATACCGCTGGGCGCTTTATTCGTTATCAATAAAGCGTTTTGGTTTGTGCTTTTGTTCGTCGTATTTTCATTCTTCAGAATTCATGAGGCACTACCTCAACTTTACCCATTAAAGATACCTCTACTGTTATCTTTGGGAGCATTATCGGCACTGCTATGGCATTCGTTAATCAGTAGAGAGCTTAAGATATTCTGGCACCATTCACTGAGCTGGCTGGCCATCTTTTGGTTGCTGACCATTGTTGGCCTTGTGTTCGCATCTAGCCGTTCAATCGCATTTGCAGAATTTAAAAGCATTTATTGGAAGATCATCGTCATGACGCTCGCCATTACTTGGTTGGTTAATACGACGGAAAACCTCACAAAGACAGCGATGACTATTATCTATGCAGGGGCTTTGGTGAGTATCATCGCTGTTTATAATTCAGTAAACGGTATTGGTATTGTCGAAGGTTCTAGGGTGACTATTGGACGAGATTTAGGCTCGATGCTCGGTGACCCGAACGATCTCGCCTTGGTGTTGCTTTTCCCGCTCGCATTCGCCATTAGCCAAACCATTACACCCGGTATTTCCAATTTCAAGCGGATAATTAGTGCATTAGTTTGTGTCTTATTGTTAGTTGCGATTATCGCTACTCAAAGCCGAGGTGGATTACTTGGCTCGATTGCGGTTGTTGGTATCTTTGCTCTGAAACTCATTCGTTCAAAAGTGCTATTAATATCATTGGGGGCGGTCGGCGCGATAGTACTCTATTTTGTCGCAGGTATAGGCGATAGATCATCTGGAGGGGCAGCGGAACAAGGTATTGATGAATCTGCCATGGGGAGAATTTACGCTTGGGAGGCGGCCTTTAAAATGGCCGTAGAAAATCCATTGACAGGTGTTGGTTTAAATAACTTCTACTCAAACTACTTCTTCTATAGCTCCTATTGGGACGGCTTGAATCACGCAGTTCACAGCACATGGTTTGGCGTTCTGGCAGAAACAGGCTTTATTGGCTTAGTCATTTTTGTCACTTTGATTATCTCGTTAATCAGAACCTCAAGAGCCACGCTAGCACGGTTATCTCAAGCCGGTACGTCTGTCGCACCCGAACTTAATGCCGTCGCTTATGCCGTGTATGCCGGTTTAGTCGGTACCATAGTATCTGGCACCTTCCTCACACAAGGCTTCAACTGGCCAATTTACATTCTAGCTGCACTCACAGTTTGCGTATCAAACGTGTCTCATACTGCTTGTCAAAATGAGAAAACCTAA
- a CDS encoding glycosyltransferase family 4 protein translates to MSTIKPSHTVLTHLTSDQEQLALDPNKIKSNEIWLLIDSQTFGGIETHVIELALGLIEHQKQVRVVLLTKFTQEPPIIQRLTQLQIPFCNLCDLAPNGSNVLSQIRQAVDQHRPCLIHAHGYKASIMSKVTKLSLVKPNKLYQVSTYHAGETPTGKVWLYDFLDRYSGFISNHSLVVSDKIKDKIPSQTTLLNNFISIPESPSSLFASGFVKDVKEDTTTIYDIGFVGRLSHEKAADRFVTLANSHPSHRFHIFGDGPERQILENNPPTNLTFHGHQSCMDYAWQIIDVLVIPSRYEGLPMAALEAMVRGIPVIAAAVGNLPQLIEHQTSGYIAKNETELNTCLENWLRLSLKGKTAMSHKARNTIVERYSPQAVIPQILDCYDC, encoded by the coding sequence ATGAGTACAATCAAGCCTAGTCATACGGTCCTAACACACCTTACATCGGATCAAGAACAATTGGCTCTTGATCCAAATAAAATTAAGTCAAACGAGATTTGGTTGTTGATCGACAGCCAAACCTTTGGAGGAATCGAAACTCATGTTATTGAATTAGCCCTCGGTTTAATTGAGCACCAAAAACAAGTAAGAGTCGTCCTTCTCACCAAGTTCACCCAAGAACCTCCAATCATTCAACGCTTAACTCAATTACAAATCCCCTTTTGTAACCTTTGCGATCTTGCACCGAATGGTTCGAATGTGTTGTCGCAGATCAGACAAGCTGTTGACCAACATAGACCATGTCTCATTCATGCTCACGGCTATAAAGCGAGTATCATGAGTAAGGTGACAAAGTTATCCTTGGTCAAGCCCAACAAGTTGTATCAGGTATCCACTTACCATGCCGGTGAAACGCCAACAGGAAAAGTGTGGTTGTACGATTTTTTAGATCGATACAGTGGTTTTATCTCAAATCACTCTTTAGTAGTGAGCGACAAAATAAAGGATAAGATCCCCTCTCAAACGACACTGCTCAATAATTTCATTTCAATTCCAGAAAGCCCATCGTCCCTTTTTGCTTCTGGTTTCGTTAAAGATGTTAAAGAAGATACGACAACTATCTATGATATAGGTTTTGTTGGGCGTTTGAGTCACGAAAAAGCAGCCGATAGGTTCGTGACGCTGGCCAACTCACACCCAAGTCATCGATTTCATATTTTCGGAGATGGCCCAGAAAGGCAAATATTAGAGAACAACCCGCCTACCAATCTTACTTTCCATGGACACCAATCATGTATGGATTATGCTTGGCAAATCATCGATGTGTTGGTGATACCTTCTCGATATGAAGGATTACCGATGGCGGCACTCGAAGCAATGGTACGTGGTATTCCAGTAATCGCGGCTGCGGTTGGTAATTTACCACAATTGATTGAACATCAAACCAGTGGTTACATTGCCAAAAATGAAACTGAACTCAACACTTGCTTAGAAAATTGGTTGCGACTTTCACTTAAAGGAAAAACAGCGATGAGTCATAAAGCAAGAAACACGATCGTCGAAAGGTACTCTCCACAAGCGGTTATTCCCCAAATATTGGATTGCTATGATTGCTAA
- a CDS encoding sugar transferase, with product MMNIDQLSNQNLYQNKIARAKRTFDFVSSLFALVILSPVFPFIALAIVLTSRGPIFYRQLRVGKSTPEKMEIFEIMKFRSMYEDAETRSGAVWATQNDPRITPVGRFLRKTRLDELPQLFNVLKGEMSLIGPRPERPTFYNKLENEIPYFADRTYGVMPGITGLAQVNQGYDTCIDDVRRKVGFDHSYALSLCSVKSWIAADLSIITKTIVVMLDGRGR from the coding sequence ATGATGAACATTGACCAACTATCTAACCAAAACTTATACCAAAATAAAATTGCTCGCGCGAAACGTACTTTTGATTTTGTAAGCTCTTTATTCGCGTTAGTTATCTTATCTCCGGTGTTCCCATTTATAGCACTGGCTATTGTGCTAACCTCACGCGGGCCGATCTTCTATCGTCAATTGCGCGTTGGTAAATCAACACCTGAGAAGATGGAAATATTTGAAATCATGAAGTTTCGCAGCATGTACGAAGATGCAGAAACACGTTCTGGTGCGGTTTGGGCGACTCAGAACGATCCTCGCATCACCCCTGTTGGGCGGTTTCTGAGAAAGACGCGTCTTGATGAACTTCCACAACTATTTAATGTATTAAAAGGTGAGATGTCGCTGATCGGCCCTCGCCCTGAGCGTCCAACCTTTTACAACAAATTGGAAAATGAAATTCCATACTTCGCTGACCGCACATACGGCGTAATGCCTGGTATCACGGGGCTAGCTCAAGTTAATCAAGGTTATGACACGTGCATAGATGATGTTCGTCGTAAAGTCGGTTTTGATCACAGTTACGCTCTGAGTCTATGCTCTGTTAAATCTTGGATTGCAGCAGATCTAAGCATCATTACTAAAACAATTGTTGTTATGTTGGACGGACGCGGTCGCTAA
- a CDS encoding glycosyltransferase family 2 protein, translating to MNDWILAGLFLFSSALIVYHHAAYPILLRWYARHHPARTVSENSRCYKDVEQDCTLPTITILVPAFNEEQWIADKIRNLSALDYPKKKLQVIIACDGCTDNTVEIAQMTIQEAMCSDIYFEIHDHVQNRGKVSVINEEVTSITSDITALSDVSALISLDALLIASAHFESDKVGVVNATYQLCPTGNEGENTYWKYQTVVKECEASMGSSLGSHGAFYLIRTSLFEPLPLNTINDDFILPMQIVKQGFIAVYEAQMVALELEASNLRTDFKRRLRISAGNMQQAIRLVGLFNPKFKGIAFAFFSGKGLRLLTPYLMIVCLVCSVLLRDYLVFEVMLWAQIAVYSIGVLGYIMPKNLTNKPISLISYLIVGHYANFIGGIRYLLGLENAAWTRANR from the coding sequence ATGAACGATTGGATACTCGCTGGCTTATTTTTGTTTTCTAGCGCTTTGATTGTTTATCACCACGCAGCATATCCAATACTGTTACGTTGGTATGCACGACACCATCCAGCTCGTACTGTAAGCGAAAACTCTCGTTGCTATAAAGATGTAGAGCAAGACTGCACACTTCCAACTATCACTATCCTTGTGCCTGCATTTAATGAAGAACAATGGATAGCAGACAAGATTCGTAACCTATCCGCTCTTGATTACCCTAAAAAGAAATTGCAAGTGATTATTGCCTGCGACGGATGTACTGACAACACGGTCGAAATCGCGCAGATGACCATTCAAGAAGCGATGTGCAGCGATATTTACTTTGAAATACATGACCATGTACAAAACAGAGGAAAAGTTTCTGTTATCAACGAAGAAGTGACGAGCATAACAAGTGACATCACAGCATTGAGTGACGTTTCAGCGTTGATATCATTGGATGCACTGTTAATCGCAAGTGCGCATTTTGAAAGTGACAAGGTTGGTGTTGTTAATGCGACTTATCAACTATGCCCTACTGGAAACGAAGGTGAAAACACTTACTGGAAGTATCAAACCGTTGTTAAAGAGTGCGAAGCGTCGATGGGCTCTAGTTTAGGTTCTCACGGTGCTTTCTATTTAATTAGAACGAGCTTGTTTGAGCCACTGCCTCTAAATACCATCAATGATGACTTCATTTTACCTATGCAAATCGTAAAACAAGGCTTCATCGCGGTATACGAAGCACAGATGGTGGCATTAGAGCTTGAAGCATCCAACTTGAGAACTGACTTTAAACGTCGATTAAGGATTTCTGCAGGCAATATGCAGCAAGCAATTCGATTAGTTGGCCTATTCAACCCCAAATTTAAAGGTATCGCGTTTGCGTTCTTCTCCGGAAAAGGATTAAGACTGTTAACACCCTATTTAATGATTGTTTGCTTAGTGTGCTCAGTTCTTCTTAGAGATTATTTAGTATTCGAAGTCATGCTTTGGGCGCAAATTGCTGTTTATAGCATCGGTGTACTGGGTTACATCATGCCTAAGAATCTCACTAATAAACCGATTTCTTTAATTTCATATTTAATCGTTGGTCATTATGCCAACTTCATTGGTGGCATACGTTACCTACTAGGACTCGAAAACGCCGCTTGGACTCGAGCTAATCGTTAA
- a CDS encoding sigma-54-dependent transcriptional regulator has product MRPKVLLVEDSTSLAVLYKQYVKDEPYDIFHVETGAEAKTFIKRHAPQLVILDLKLPDMPGEEVLDWISENEVPTAVIIATAHGSVNIAVDLIQRGAEDFLEKPIQADRLKTSVNLHLRRAKLENLVDDIQTKFDRDRFHNFIGSCLPMQAVYKIIDSVAPTTASVFINGESGTGKEVCAEAIHQESQRSDKPFVAINCGAIPRDLMESEIFGHIKGAFTGATTDRKGSAMQAHGGTLFLDELCEMELEMQKKLLRFLQTGTFTPLGGNREIKVDVRIICATNRDPLVEVEEGRFREDLYYRVHVVPIEMPPLRERGSDIVTLANHFLKLYAKQDKKKFRSIDKETQALLKRYPWPGNVRQLQNVIRNIVVLNNETSVTKDMVPPPINKTDIRTSKSVNPIRNMSPVAVPQHSATPETKLPPLTPEELELNSATQHHQIPAQQAPMTPPLMTTDGAIRPMWQIEREAIQHAINHCDGNVLNAAVLLELSPSTVYRKKQAWESEDEYNQA; this is encoded by the coding sequence ATGCGCCCTAAAGTATTGTTGGTTGAAGACTCCACCTCCCTTGCCGTACTTTATAAACAGTACGTTAAAGATGAGCCATACGACATATTTCATGTCGAAACTGGCGCTGAAGCCAAAACATTTATAAAGAGACATGCACCACAGCTCGTCATCCTCGATTTAAAACTACCGGATATGCCAGGCGAAGAGGTCTTAGATTGGATCAGTGAGAACGAGGTTCCGACTGCGGTTATCATTGCAACAGCGCACGGCTCTGTGAATATCGCCGTTGACCTCATTCAACGAGGTGCAGAAGATTTCTTGGAAAAACCCATTCAAGCAGATCGCTTAAAAACATCGGTTAATCTTCACTTGCGCAGAGCGAAGCTCGAAAACTTGGTCGACGATATTCAAACCAAATTCGATCGTGACCGATTCCATAATTTCATAGGCTCTTGCCTACCGATGCAAGCCGTTTACAAAATCATTGACTCAGTTGCGCCAACTACAGCCAGTGTTTTTATCAATGGTGAGAGTGGTACAGGTAAAGAAGTCTGTGCGGAAGCGATACACCAAGAAAGTCAACGTAGCGATAAACCGTTCGTTGCGATTAACTGTGGCGCTATACCTCGAGACCTAATGGAAAGTGAAATCTTCGGTCATATCAAAGGTGCTTTTACTGGTGCGACAACCGATCGAAAAGGTTCAGCCATGCAAGCTCATGGCGGCACCTTATTTCTCGATGAGCTTTGTGAAATGGAACTGGAGATGCAGAAAAAACTCCTCAGGTTCTTACAAACAGGTACTTTCACACCACTCGGTGGTAACCGCGAGATTAAAGTCGACGTTCGAATCATCTGCGCAACCAACCGCGATCCACTGGTTGAAGTGGAAGAAGGCCGGTTCCGTGAAGATCTATACTACCGTGTGCACGTTGTGCCTATCGAGATGCCACCACTAAGAGAACGCGGGAGTGACATTGTCACCTTGGCGAACCACTTCTTGAAGTTATATGCCAAGCAAGATAAGAAAAAATTCAGATCGATAGACAAAGAGACGCAAGCGTTGTTGAAGCGTTATCCTTGGCCAGGCAATGTTCGTCAATTGCAGAATGTCATTAGAAATATCGTGGTGTTGAACAATGAAACCAGTGTGACTAAAGATATGGTGCCGCCACCAATTAATAAAACGGACATCAGAACGTCCAAAAGTGTCAATCCGATACGAAATATGTCGCCAGTAGCAGTCCCCCAACATTCAGCGACCCCTGAAACCAAGTTACCACCCTTGACACCAGAGGAACTCGAACTCAACTCTGCAACTCAACATCATCAAATACCAGCGCAACAGGCACCAATGACACCGCCATTAATGACCACCGACGGTGCAATTCGTCCGATGTGGCAAATTGAACGCGAAGCCATTCAACACGCGATTAATCATTGTGATGGTAATGTACTAAATGCAGCAGTATTGCTAGAGCTAAGCCCTTCTACTGTTTATCGTAAGAAACAGGCTTGGGAATCGGAAGATGAGTACAATCAAGCCTAG
- a CDS encoding GumC family protein: protein MNNLKLRLLVLLNAAWRQRYVIMVPILILPFVGFGVSKLAPTKYDAHTSMLIQETAKMNPFLEDIAVSTMLKDRISALRTLLHSRHVLYSVAEEPELITPEMSSLDREEIISDLSKRLSVTQLGKDFLKISLSSNTSIGMEATLQSVSEHFIEQLLAPERSSIQDSSDFLKIHIDERSAELADAEEALALYVNENVHSTPEVQSQSLNRLASLKQTLAEKEAELSGVKKSLGSIDQQLSKTNPVIGRLEDQIIDIRSELTLLQAKYTDRHSAVQAKVRELERLENERKMLLDLKQPSMNSDQLWDIASSTTLNKLSDTQPLLVTQLHSLQLVRAQFESLTEETKSLKTMIFELENKANNFGENAKEMYRLQRDVNIKRQLYDELTERYEMAQLTGSLGVFEQNKRVKIIDLPFTPSVKSNMPTFVFVLAGLVAGIGLGIGLAVLFELFDSSIKRKEEIEDILGVPVITVIPRMS, encoded by the coding sequence ATGAATAATCTTAAATTGCGACTATTAGTTCTTTTGAACGCGGCGTGGCGCCAGCGTTACGTAATTATGGTACCGATTCTTATCCTTCCTTTCGTTGGTTTCGGCGTGAGTAAGCTAGCGCCGACAAAATATGATGCTCATACCAGTATGTTGATTCAAGAAACGGCGAAGATGAACCCTTTTTTAGAGGACATTGCCGTTTCAACTATGCTTAAAGATCGCATCAGTGCACTTAGAACACTGCTTCATAGCCGTCATGTCCTCTATTCGGTAGCAGAAGAGCCTGAACTGATTACTCCAGAGATGTCGAGTTTGGACCGTGAGGAAATTATATCTGATTTGTCTAAACGTTTATCCGTGACTCAGCTAGGCAAAGATTTTCTCAAAATCAGCCTAAGCTCAAACACATCGATTGGTATGGAAGCGACCCTTCAGTCTGTCAGCGAACACTTTATTGAGCAGTTGTTAGCCCCGGAACGTTCATCCATTCAAGATTCTAGTGACTTTTTGAAAATTCATATTGATGAACGCAGTGCCGAACTCGCTGATGCAGAAGAAGCATTAGCGCTCTATGTGAATGAAAACGTACACTCAACACCAGAAGTGCAAAGTCAGAGCTTGAATCGTTTAGCTTCACTCAAACAAACACTTGCAGAAAAAGAAGCGGAATTATCTGGTGTTAAAAAAAGTTTAGGTTCGATTGATCAACAATTATCAAAAACCAACCCCGTGATTGGGCGCTTAGAAGATCAGATTATTGATATTCGTAGTGAACTCACTTTGCTACAAGCCAAATACACCGACAGACACAGTGCCGTGCAAGCAAAAGTTCGTGAATTAGAGCGCCTTGAGAACGAAAGAAAAATGCTACTCGATCTAAAACAACCGAGTATGAACAGTGATCAGTTATGGGACATTGCCAGTAGCACCACATTGAACAAGTTATCAGATACTCAACCACTTCTTGTGACCCAATTACACAGCTTGCAATTAGTTCGAGCTCAATTTGAATCATTAACCGAAGAGACCAAGAGCCTGAAAACAATGATCTTTGAGTTAGAAAACAAGGCTAACAATTTCGGTGAAAACGCCAAAGAGATGTATCGACTTCAACGTGATGTGAATATCAAACGTCAACTGTACGATGAGTTGACGGAACGTTATGAAATGGCGCAGCTAACCGGGTCGTTAGGTGTATTCGAACAGAACAAACGAGTTAAAATCATCGATTTACCGTTCACTCCGAGCGTAAAGTCAAACATGCCAACCTTCGTGTTTGTCCTAGCAGGACTAGTAGCTGGAATTGGTTTAGGTATAGGTTTGGCAGTGTTATTCGAATTGTTCGACTCTTCCATTAAACGTAAGGAAGAAATCGAAGACATTTTAGGTGTGCCAGTGATCACTGTTATTCCGAGAATGAGCTAG
- a CDS encoding acyltransferase, producing MTSASIHQFKHWLKFHPNSRIRNVFFILKDLRSAELPTPQILNRCLYQAHKLVANMVSGFTRFFYWTPTFKGRIAQCGKHLYLYGGLPFVSGPLQISIGDNCRISGHSTFSGCTQPLEGLEHPLLSIGSNVDIGWQSTIAVGGKVIISDNVRIAGGAFLFGYSGHPLDAKRRAAGEGDDPQQIGDIVLEQDVWLGTNVTIKGGVTIGEGAVVAAGSVVTKNIPSFSIAAGNPARVVGQIKSEEVTKSDAFDSFETRGGDHA from the coding sequence ATGACGTCAGCATCCATACATCAATTCAAACATTGGCTTAAATTTCATCCTAATTCTCGAATTAGAAATGTATTTTTCATTTTGAAAGACCTAAGAAGCGCCGAGCTACCTACCCCACAAATACTTAATCGCTGCCTATACCAAGCACACAAGTTGGTTGCAAATATGGTTTCTGGCTTTACCCGATTCTTCTACTGGACGCCCACATTCAAAGGCAGAATCGCTCAATGTGGAAAGCATTTGTATCTATACGGTGGCTTGCCATTTGTGAGCGGTCCACTACAGATTTCAATTGGCGATAACTGTCGTATCTCTGGCCACAGTACATTTTCAGGCTGTACTCAGCCATTAGAGGGCTTAGAGCACCCTCTTCTTTCCATTGGTAGTAATGTCGATATTGGTTGGCAGTCAACGATTGCCGTGGGAGGTAAAGTCATCATTTCAGACAATGTTCGCATCGCTGGCGGTGCATTCTTGTTTGGGTACTCTGGCCACCCGCTTGATGCAAAACGTCGAGCTGCAGGTGAAGGTGACGACCCTCAACAAATCGGCGACATTGTTCTTGAGCAAGACGTGTGGTTAGGTACTAACGTCACTATAAAAGGTGGCGTGACCATTGGCGAAGGCGCTGTTGTTGCAGCTGGTAGTGTGGTTACGAAAAACATCCCTTCGTTTTCAATCGCCGCAGGTAATCCTGCTCGAGTCGTTGGTCAAATTAAGTCCGAAGAAGTGACGAAATCTGATGCATTTGATTCATTTGAAACTCGTGGAGGTGATCATGCGTGA
- a CDS encoding glycosyltransferase, with protein MRDLIVFGEDFGDLPSSTQHLVRHLAKTHKVLWVNSIGLRQPKLSVKDVSRAFNKLLGKTNAVTQNMLDSNGQSNITVVNLKTIPAPASKLSRKLAQRMMLKQLKPIIAELNLYAPILWTSLPTAVDLCGHLGESAVVYYCGDDFSALAGVDHQTITEHESELIEKSDLIFAASKKLMTKFPEDKSQLLPHGVDVGLFSTPTVRADDLPSNHRPIAGFYGSLSKWLDYEMIGHVASAMPEWDFVFIGPNELDNLALPTLNNVHYLGPRPHHTLPSYSQHWDVSLLPFVDNEQIRACSPLKLMEYLAAGTPIVTTPFPALLPYQEHVTTVNNAQQMIKALDRARQLSNSPISIVEKDSWQNRGNFVHWMLELL; from the coding sequence ATGCGTGATTTAATCGTATTCGGTGAAGACTTTGGCGATCTTCCGTCGTCGACTCAACATCTTGTTCGTCATCTTGCTAAAACACACAAAGTGCTTTGGGTAAATTCAATTGGTTTGAGACAGCCTAAACTTTCAGTAAAAGATGTCTCTCGTGCGTTCAACAAACTATTGGGTAAGACAAACGCAGTAACACAGAATATGCTCGACTCAAATGGGCAAAGCAACATTACAGTCGTCAATTTAAAGACGATACCGGCACCAGCGTCTAAATTATCAAGAAAGCTGGCGCAACGAATGATGTTGAAACAACTTAAGCCGATTATTGCAGAGCTCAACCTTTACGCTCCAATTCTTTGGACATCACTTCCCACGGCTGTTGACCTGTGTGGTCACCTTGGCGAATCTGCAGTGGTTTATTATTGTGGAGACGATTTCAGCGCCTTAGCCGGTGTTGACCATCAAACCATTACTGAGCATGAATCTGAACTCATCGAAAAGTCAGATCTAATCTTTGCAGCAAGCAAGAAGCTCATGACTAAATTTCCTGAAGATAAATCTCAACTATTGCCACACGGAGTCGATGTTGGTCTCTTCTCAACACCAACCGTTAGAGCGGACGATTTGCCGAGTAATCATCGACCAATCGCGGGCTTTTATGGCAGCTTATCTAAGTGGTTAGATTATGAAATGATTGGACATGTTGCTAGCGCAATGCCGGAATGGGATTTCGTCTTTATTGGCCCAAACGAATTAGATAACTTAGCGCTGCCGACACTTAATAACGTGCATTACCTTGGACCACGACCACATCATACGTTACCAAGTTATTCCCAGCACTGGGATGTGAGTCTGCTGCCTTTCGTTGATAACGAACAAATTCGCGCATGTAGTCCATTAAAACTCATGGAATACCTAGCAGCAGGAACGCCTATTGTTACAACGCCATTCCCTGCTCTCTTGCCTTATCAAGAACACGTTACAACCGTTAACAACGCACAACAAATGATAAAGGCACTCGATAGAGCTCGCCAACTTTCAAATTCACCGATATCAATCGTTGAAAAAGACAGCTGGCAGAACCGTGGTAACTTCGTACATTGGATGTTGGAGCTATTATGA